A window from Mangifera indica cultivar Alphonso chromosome 2, CATAS_Mindica_2.1, whole genome shotgun sequence encodes these proteins:
- the LOC123209388 gene encoding eukaryotic translation initiation factor 2 subunit beta-like isoform X2 gives MADENQNDMKDEVADLAPFDPTKKKKKKKVAIQDSADDSVDNLADKTEALSVNEGIESTFAGLKKKKKKPVETNILNEESGDAGEDFDDHVGEEEEGDRAIPQQLYPWEGSDRDYEYEELLGRVFNILRENNPELAGDRRRTVMRPPQVLREGTKKTVFVNFMDLCKTMHRQPDHVMAFLLAELGTSGSLDGQQRLVVKGRFAPKNFEGILRRYVNEYVICLGCKSPDTILSKENRLFFLRCEKCGSGRSVAPIKAGFVARVGRRNTGT, from the exons ATGGCGGACGAAAATCAGAATGATATGAAGGACGAGGTGGCAgat CTTGCTCCTTTTGATCCTactaaaaagaagaagaagaagaaggttgcAATACAGGATTCTGCAGATGATTCTGTGGACAATTTGGCTGATAAAACTGAGGCACTGTCAG TCAACGAAGGGATTGAAAGTACTTTTGCTggtttgaaaaagaagaagaagaagcca GTTGAAACCAATATATTGAATGAGGAGAGTGGGGATGCAGGAGAAGATTTTGATG ATCATGTGGGGGAGGAGGAAGAAGGAGACAGGGCTATACCTCAACAACTTTATCCATGGGAAGGAAGTGATCGTGATTATGAATATGAGGAG CTTCTTGGTAGGGTCTTTAACATTCTCCGAGAGAATAATCCTGAACTCGCAGGGGATAGGCGTAGAACTGTTATGAGACCTCCTCAAGTTCTTCGTGAGGGAACAAAGAAAActgtttttgttaatttcatGGATCTCTGCAAGAC CATGCACCGGCAGCCAGACCATGTAATGGCATTTTTGCTTGCTGAACTGGGTACAAGTGGATCGCTTGATGGACAACAAAGATTGGTTGTGAAAGGAAGATTTGCTCCCAAGAATTTTGAAGGAATACTTCGTCGTTATGTTA ATGAATATGTTATTTGCCTTGGGTGCAAAAGTCCTGACACGATACTTTCAAAGGAAAATCGTCTCTTCTTCCTCAGATGTGAGAAG TGTGGGTCTGGACGATCGGTTGCTCCAATCAAAGCTGGTTTTGTTGCTCGTGTTGGCCGTAGGAACACAGGTACCTAA
- the LOC123209388 gene encoding eukaryotic translation initiation factor 2 subunit beta-like isoform X1, translated as MADENQNDMKDEVADQLAPFDPTKKKKKKKVAIQDSADDSVDNLADKTEALSVNEGIESTFAGLKKKKKKPVETNILNEESGDAGEDFDDHVGEEEEGDRAIPQQLYPWEGSDRDYEYEELLGRVFNILRENNPELAGDRRRTVMRPPQVLREGTKKTVFVNFMDLCKTMHRQPDHVMAFLLAELGTSGSLDGQQRLVVKGRFAPKNFEGILRRYVNEYVICLGCKSPDTILSKENRLFFLRCEKCGSGRSVAPIKAGFVARVGRRNTGT; from the exons ATGGCGGACGAAAATCAGAATGATATGAAGGACGAGGTGGCAgat CAGCTTGCTCCTTTTGATCCTactaaaaagaagaagaagaagaaggttgcAATACAGGATTCTGCAGATGATTCTGTGGACAATTTGGCTGATAAAACTGAGGCACTGTCAG TCAACGAAGGGATTGAAAGTACTTTTGCTggtttgaaaaagaagaagaagaagcca GTTGAAACCAATATATTGAATGAGGAGAGTGGGGATGCAGGAGAAGATTTTGATG ATCATGTGGGGGAGGAGGAAGAAGGAGACAGGGCTATACCTCAACAACTTTATCCATGGGAAGGAAGTGATCGTGATTATGAATATGAGGAG CTTCTTGGTAGGGTCTTTAACATTCTCCGAGAGAATAATCCTGAACTCGCAGGGGATAGGCGTAGAACTGTTATGAGACCTCCTCAAGTTCTTCGTGAGGGAACAAAGAAAActgtttttgttaatttcatGGATCTCTGCAAGAC CATGCACCGGCAGCCAGACCATGTAATGGCATTTTTGCTTGCTGAACTGGGTACAAGTGGATCGCTTGATGGACAACAAAGATTGGTTGTGAAAGGAAGATTTGCTCCCAAGAATTTTGAAGGAATACTTCGTCGTTATGTTA ATGAATATGTTATTTGCCTTGGGTGCAAAAGTCCTGACACGATACTTTCAAAGGAAAATCGTCTCTTCTTCCTCAGATGTGAGAAG TGTGGGTCTGGACGATCGGTTGCTCCAATCAAAGCTGGTTTTGTTGCTCGTGTTGGCCGTAGGAACACAGGTACCTAA